ATCCACCCGTTCCCATCCCGAACACGGCAGTTAAGCCCTCCAGCGCCGATGGTACTTGGGGCGCAGGCCCCTGGGAGAGTAGGACGTCGCCAGGCGTTTTCTTTTTTAATCCACCAAGGTGGTGGTGTCGTCATGACACACGATTCCCGTAAAGGCAGTCCGTTGTATAACGGTTATGCCACTTCATCGTTGATTGCGGGTACCGCTGGTGTGATTCTCCTATTGTTATTTCCGCTGTTCAGCGTCATGCTGGGTGTGGCGGGAATGATCCTGGGTCGAAAAGGAAGGCGTTCCTGTCGGCCTGTACAAGCCATGACGGGTATTGTATTGAGTATGATCAGTATCGGGATGGCATTGTTTATTTTCGTGGGAGTGTTTATTACCCTGACACGGCAATGGTGATTATATTTGTGGAGAGGTGTCCGAGCTGGCCGAAGGAGCACGATTGGAAATCGTGTAGGCGGGCTAAACCCGTCTCGAGGGTTCGAATCCCTCCCTCTCCGCCATCATTCCCATCTTGACAGGTGGGAAGACGTATGATACAATTTTGCATACCTGCGGTTCGGTAGCTCAGTCGGTAGAGCAGAGGACTGAAAATCCTCGTGTCGGCGGTTCGATTCCGTCCCGAACCACCATTTATTTGCCGGTGTAGCTCAACTGGTAGAGCAACTGACTTGTAATCAGTAGGTTGGGGGTTCAAGTCCTCTCGCCGGCACCATCGCGTCGGAGGGGCGTAGTTCAATGGTAGAACAGAGGTCTCCAAAACCTCAAATGCGGGTTCGATTCCTGCCGCCCCTGCCATTTTAACGCGAGTGTTCCCGAAAACGATGTTCCAATTGGTTTAACTCCGCTTGCGCGCGTCTAAGCCATTTTTGTTCTACGGCATCATCTGGATCCGCTGGTTCTGCGAATTGGTTAACGGTAGCGGAAAGGAATCCGATATTGGCATCATGGTCTACGCCGGTTTGGTATTGATGCTTGAGCACAAAAGGCTTGCCGACTTGGAGTGTGGCTGTTCGTGTTCCGATACTGCCTTCAACAGCAGTGACCGGGATCCGGAGATAAGCTCGGTGTTCTTTGTTTTCTTCCCAATCCAGGGCTTTATCGTAGTAACCGTGGTCATATTCATATCCACCGCCGAGAACGAATCCTTCGCCATTAAACAGGCGGTCGATGGTCACGAAACTGCCGGTGACTCCTTCCAGAGGGGAAGATAAAGGGATCAAGCGGATCGCCTCCTTGTTTGAAATGTAGTGTGTGACACTGGTTCTCGTCTCATTCCTTCATGGCGGCATAGCCAAGTGGTAAGGCAGAGGACTGCAAATCCTTTACCCCCGGTTCGAATCCGGGTGCCGCCTCCAATATTGTTTACCGGGTTTAATTGAACAAAAAAGCGTTGACTTTAATCCGGAGATGTAATACAATGAATCATGTCGCTGTTGAAAGCAGCAACAACCCATTACGCGGACGTGGCGGAATTGGCAGACGCGCTAGACTCAGGATCTAGTGGTCATTGCGACCGTGGAGGTTCAAGTCCTCTCGTCCGCACCATATGTGCCCTTAGCTCAGCTGGACAGAGCGTCTGACTACGGATCAGAAGGTCGGGGGTTCGAATCCTCCAGGGCACGCCAAAGGAAAAGCCGTTCATAGAGAACGGCTTTTTTGTATTTCCGGCACTTTCCTTTTGCAAATCCATCACCTTCAATCAGCATTGACATTAAACTTAACTCAAGTTAATATTTAATCATGAGTAAAAACATTAACCTGAGAGAATTGAAAAAAGCCAGAACAAAGCTGCTGCTGTTACAGACGACTCTTGACCTGATTGGCCAAGGTTCCATGAAAGACTTGCATGTGGAAGACATTTGCCGCAAAGCGGAGATATCAAAAGTCACCTTCTTTAATTACTTTTCCAAGAAGGAGGAGCTGTTCTGTTATTTCATGGGGATCTGGGGGCTGCATCGTGCGGTTGAGCAACACCTCCATCCGCTTCGCGGGATCGCCGGTATTCGGCGCATTTTTCATCGTGTAGCCGAGGAGGATCTCCGATCATCCGGAGTGATGTTAAACTTGATTCGGTTTCTCGCCGGTACGGACGGTAAACCGGACGTCCCGCCCATTACAGACGCGGAGAAGCAAGTACTTTATCCGGAATGGGACGACATTACCGAATGGGATCTGCCCCATTTGTATGAGCTGTTCCGACATTTTTTACAAGAAAGCGTGGAAGATGGAGAAGTGACGGCAGAAATGCCTTTGGAAACATTGACGCTTGTCACCATCAGTCAGTTTTACGGCGCGTTTTTATCCGGACACAATGGTGGAGTCGCGGATATGAAAATGCATTACGATATGCATTTAAGGTTGTTGCTTGCCAACCCGTCAGACAGCGATGTCGGATGGATCATAGATAAAAATGAATAAGAAGGAATGATCGGTTATGTCAGCCAATACGGACAGTCAACTGGCCAAAAGAACGGATATGAAGCTCTTTTCTGGAGAAAAGTTGCTGGTGATTGTCAGTTTGATCGGTTTTGCGCTTGCCGCCGGAATCGCTGTCTATATCAGCATATACGGGGCGATCATTTTGCCGGAAGGCAATGCAGAAAGTGCATTTTCGTTTAATGCGGCAATGGGGATGTTTATTTTATCCATCGCGGCTATTTTGCCGGTATCGGGACTAAGCCCCGGCAAACGGGCAAGCGTGCGCTGGTTTTTTATAGTGGCTGCCCTCTACTCCTACGCCGTTGAAACGATTCAGCATTTGCGCGGCATTAATCCGCGGTTTTCACAAGTCGGCACTGTTGTGGATCAGATCGCCGGCGGTCTGTTCGGGGTCATTGCGCTCTTGATCGTCATCGCGACCGCACTGTTTGCGATTCCGTTTTTTCGCAAAAGGCAACCGGGTGAACGTCCGTTACTGGTGCTCGGTATCCGCTATGCCTTTGTCTCGACCATGATCGCTCACGCTGCAGGCATATGGATGATCGTGCTGCAAAGCCGGTATACGGGTGAGGCTGGCAATCTGATCGTTCTCCATGGGCTCGGCTTTCACGCGCTGCAGGCGCTTCCAGTGCTGGGATGGTTGCTGGAACGGTCGCGTACCGACGAGAAGCGGACCCGGCAGCTGATCCATACGGGAGGGATCGCCTGGACACTCGCCATCATTCTGATTGGTTTGCAAACGGCCCTTGCGCGTTCCGTCTTTGAACTGGCTATGCTTCCGTTTCTCGCCGGTGCCTTGCTCCTCGTCTGGCTGGTCACCGTTGTCATCGCCGCGGTCGGCCTGCTGAAAATAAGGAAGGGATCTATGGTTCAGACGAATACGGTGTCAGGGGAGGAGAACCGTGACCTTGTATGAAACATTGTTCGCCCTTACGAGCGTCGCCATGCCGTTCTGGTTGCTGATGATATTGCTGCCCTCTTGGCGGGTTACACGGTTACTGGCGAGTCTAGCCGTTTTTCCCCTGTACCTCGCCGTGCTTTATGCGGTTGGGCTCGTCACCGCTATTGGAGATACGGGTTTTGGTTTCATTCAAGACTTCGGTTCAGCCGAGGGAGTCATCCGACTCTTATCCCATCCGGATTTCGCTTTGCTCGCTTGGATTCACCTGCTTTGCTTCGATCTGGCGATCGGTCATTCCATTTATCGCGATAACATGGAACATCACTATGTCCCAAGGCCGGTTCAGTCCATACTCTTATTCCTCGTCCTGATGTTTGGTCCGTTTGGATGGTTGTGCTACCTTGCAATACGAAGAATCAGACGCACTAAAGCTGCGCAAGACGCCCATTCTCAGTGATAAAAGACGGTTGCAGTCTCCTTAAGACAGGGTCAGCGGTTAAAAAAATGTGGTGGCCGCCAAACGTTTGAGTCTTTCGGGGACTTCGCTGGCACTCGGTAAAAAGGCGCTACACCGGAAATCGGTCCCCTCTTTCGTTTCGGCATCATCCGTCTGGATGATGCCTTTATGGTGTCGGGGATAGGGATGAATGCAACATTCCTACCGTTATTCAGTCGTAAGGTCGAAGTGACCGCTCCACAAATCGGGATCTTCGCTTCCGAGGTACCATAAAGCCAACCCACCGATGTCGGGGTGGTGCTCTTTTATCCACCGCCATTTAACCAGAACGCTTTCGCCGTCCGGATACCAGGCGTGATATCGTTCTCCCTTTTCTTCGATTTTCAGATGGAGTTCTCCGTTTTCGTCCCGGTTGGGTTGAAGCCGTTGATTTTCTGAAAGCTTGGCGACGGATGAGTATGAAAAAGTTCGTTGCGCTTCCGCTTGTCCTTCAGGCCAAATCCACCCCACCGTCGACAAGGCGATGGTGACTTTTGACGGTTCGATCTCCTCTGTAGCGTGCAAAATCACTTCATCCAGCCAATCGAGTGGCGTGGAAGGGCCGGGATGATCCCAGCTGTAGTTGAAAGCCATAATCTTGACTCGATCGGCCGCTTGTCCGATCCGACGCCAGTCCTGGGAACGTTGCACGGAATGAGATGTCCCACGGCCGGTTTGCGGGTGGACCGTCACATGCAATACCTTCTCTTTCTGATGGAGAATGGTTGCAAGCGATTCGATCCAACCGGCGAATGCTTCCCGTTCGGTTTCCTCCATAGGCTGAAAGAGAATGTCGATGCCGTCATATCCACGCGCTTGTACCAATGTCGATATTTGACGAGTCAATCGGTCGCGTTTTTCTTCATTTTGCAGGATTTCCCGTGTCAACCCTGCAGAGAAGCGGTTACCGATAGCGGGGATCACCTGGACGCCTTTCTCCCTGGCGAGAGAAAGGGCTTTTTCTGTTGTTTCCCTTTCCTCGCTGACGGCCGTAATCGTTCCATCGGGACCCAGGTTATACCATAAAAAATGGACTTCGTGGATCGAATCGAGATTCTGTTCCAACCGTTGTAACGCGTCTTCTTCATCCCAGGAAGGGAACCAGACCGCTAAACCATGTAAATTGGGAGGAGGCGTGGCAGAGCCCGGTGAGGGTGAATTTTCACTCTCTCCGGGTTCTTGTTCAGGCAACGTGCCATCCCGGCCGACGACGACTCTCTCGCGCGGATGAATTGGAGGGAAGAGGGTTAAATCCGGATTGTGCCAATTGTTGTACATAAGAGAGGATGTAGACTGGGAAGGGGGGCCGGAAGAGTTGGGATTAGAGGAAGATGTATTCTCTGGAGGCTCCCATTCCAGAAGAGGGTGCCAGTCATCCTCCTCTTCCTCCGCCCCATGGTCCCAAATCCCGCCATTTCCATCCCGATTCATGCTCGAAGAGGGAGTGTCGGATGTTTCCGAATGGGAGGTGGGAGGAGAAACGGAAGTCGGTGTGGTGGATGCTCCGTACCCTGCCCACAGAACGAAGATGGACAGCAAAAGGATCAGTGCCCGGGAACGAAGTCGATGCCGGGATGGAGGGATGGAGTTGGTCGATTCCTGTGAAGAGGGATTGGGAGAGCCCTCTCCCGGTGACGATTTGGAATTTAGTTCGTATCGGTTACGCAAGGGATCACTCCTTGTTCTAGAGTTATCCCCATTTTAATCCAATCAAAGCGCTAATTGTAGGTTGAATTGAAAAAAGAAGGAATATTTGTCGAATGAAGCTTGTCAAAATTCATCTTTTTTAAAATATATGTGTCAAATTGCAGGAGATTGAAAAGAGAATCGCGTATTTAATTATCCGTCTGAAATTTCTATTACATCAAGGGGGAGAATCATGTCCAAAAAGTGGCGCGGATGGATTGTTGTCCTGTCGTTCGTCTTTGTCTTAACCAGCATGGTATCACCGGCCCAAGCGTCTTTTGTTGATGATGGTGTAAATGAAAAAGCCCAATCTTCCGGGGAAGAATACTATTTCGTTCAGTTGGAGGATGAGTCGGTCGCTTCCTATGAGGGTGATGTGAAGGGGTTTTCCGCTACCAAAGTGGAAGAAAACGAACAGCTGGATGTAGCAGCGCCAGAGGTGAAGAAATATCAAAAACATTTGAAAGATAAGCGTTCCGAATATAAATCTTGGTTAAAGAAAGAAGGCGGCTCCAAAGTCGAAGTGGTGGAGGAGTACGATCTGACCCTAAACGGGGTGGCCGTTAAGGCGGATGGAGTCAACCCCAAGGAGCTGGAGCAGGGGCCCGGGGTGG
The Desmospora profundinema genome window above contains:
- a CDS encoding YugN family protein, with translation MIPLSSPLEGVTGSFVTIDRLFNGEGFVLGGGYEYDHGYYDKALDWEENKEHRAYLRIPVTAVEGSIGTRTATLQVGKPFVLKHQYQTGVDHDANIGFLSATVNQFAEPADPDDAVEQKWLRRAQAELNQLEHRFREHSR
- a CDS encoding TetR/AcrR family transcriptional regulator, with translation MSKNINLRELKKARTKLLLLQTTLDLIGQGSMKDLHVEDICRKAEISKVTFFNYFSKKEELFCYFMGIWGLHRAVEQHLHPLRGIAGIRRIFHRVAEEDLRSSGVMLNLIRFLAGTDGKPDVPPITDAEKQVLYPEWDDITEWDLPHLYELFRHFLQESVEDGEVTAEMPLETLTLVTISQFYGAFLSGHNGGVADMKMHYDMHLRLLLANPSDSDVGWIIDKNE
- a CDS encoding ABA4-like family protein, translated to MTLYETLFALTSVAMPFWLLMILLPSWRVTRLLASLAVFPLYLAVLYAVGLVTAIGDTGFGFIQDFGSAEGVIRLLSHPDFALLAWIHLLCFDLAIGHSIYRDNMEHHYVPRPVQSILLFLVLMFGPFGWLCYLAIRRIRRTKAAQDAHSQ
- a CDS encoding glycosyl hydrolase family 18 protein, translating into MRNRYELNSKSSPGEGSPNPSSQESTNSIPPSRHRLRSRALILLLSIFVLWAGYGASTTPTSVSPPTSHSETSDTPSSSMNRDGNGGIWDHGAEEEEDDWHPLLEWEPPENTSSSNPNSSGPPSQSTSSLMYNNWHNPDLTLFPPIHPRERVVVGRDGTLPEQEPGESENSPSPGSATPPPNLHGLAVWFPSWDEEDALQRLEQNLDSIHEVHFLWYNLGPDGTITAVSEERETTEKALSLAREKGVQVIPAIGNRFSAGLTREILQNEEKRDRLTRQISTLVQARGYDGIDILFQPMEETEREAFAGWIESLATILHQKEKVLHVTVHPQTGRGTSHSVQRSQDWRRIGQAADRVKIMAFNYSWDHPGPSTPLDWLDEVILHATEEIEPSKVTIALSTVGWIWPEGQAEAQRTFSYSSVAKLSENQRLQPNRDENGELHLKIEEKGERYHAWYPDGESVLVKWRWIKEHHPDIGGLALWYLGSEDPDLWSGHFDLTTE